In one Vibrio sp. YMD68 genomic region, the following are encoded:
- a CDS encoding 1-acyl-sn-glycerol-3-phosphate acyltransferase: protein MTSNTDPYLDIRPYNDEEIPAALDRLIHDEEFISAILQHRFSNHAPWFMAVMSPFVKVYLKFKWKKLNSIEAIQNEVKKYLVNTLKTTTNGVTFSGLDKLDKQTSYLFVSNHRDIAMDPALVNYGLNESGHKTVRIAIGDNLLKKPCATELMRLNKSFIVKRSAKGPREMMKMLGTLSGYIKHSLDSGNSIWIAQKEGRAKDGNDFTDPAILKMFHVEGRKQKISFGDYAKSLRIVPVSISYENDPCDIAKARELYAKATHGEYEKGEFEDIESIIQGIVGDKGKVHVAFGDVITQSYETPDELAVELDRQIHENYKLFPINTLAADMGADVGPETRKSLQEKLEQLPLDAHKYLLDSYANPVHNQI from the coding sequence ATGACTTCAAATACTGATCCTTATCTAGACATTCGTCCTTACAATGACGAAGAAATTCCCGCGGCACTTGATCGTTTAATTCATGATGAAGAATTCATCAGCGCGATCCTTCAGCATCGTTTTTCCAATCATGCGCCTTGGTTTATGGCGGTCATGAGCCCTTTTGTTAAAGTGTATTTGAAATTCAAATGGAAAAAATTGAACAGCATTGAAGCCATTCAGAATGAGGTAAAGAAGTACCTGGTCAATACCCTCAAGACGACAACAAACGGTGTTACATTCAGTGGTTTGGATAAACTCGATAAACAGACCTCTTATTTGTTCGTATCGAACCACCGAGATATCGCGATGGATCCGGCGTTAGTCAACTATGGTCTCAATGAAAGTGGTCATAAAACAGTAAGAATTGCGATAGGTGATAACTTATTGAAAAAGCCGTGTGCAACGGAATTAATGCGTCTCAATAAGAGCTTTATCGTCAAGCGTTCTGCAAAAGGCCCACGTGAAATGATGAAGATGCTTGGCACACTTTCGGGGTACATCAAGCATTCTCTTGATTCGGGTAACTCGATTTGGATTGCACAGAAAGAAGGCCGAGCAAAAGACGGCAACGATTTCACCGATCCAGCGATTCTAAAAATGTTCCATGTTGAAGGTAGGAAGCAAAAAATCAGTTTTGGCGACTACGCTAAATCACTCAGAATCGTGCCAGTTTCGATCTCTTACGAGAACGACCCATGTGACATTGCTAAAGCCCGTGAGCTATACGCAAAAGCGACTCATGGAGAGTATGAGAAAGGCGAGTTTGAAGATATTGAAAGTATCATTCAAGGCATTGTTGGTGACAAAGGGAAGGTTCATGTGGCGTTTGGTGATGTCATCACTCAATCGTACGAAACACCCGATGAACTTGCTGTTGAGTTAGATCGTCAAATTCACGAGAATTACAAACTGTTTCCAATTAATACATTAGCGGCAGATATGGGTGCCGATGTTGGACCGGAAACGCGAAAAAGTTTGCAGGAAAAGCTTGAACAATTGCCTCTCGATGCGCACAAATACTTGCTTGATAGCTACGCAAATCCCGTGCATAACCAGATCTAA
- a CDS encoding VOC family protein, whose protein sequence is MKQSIIHIALVVNDYDEAIDFYVNKLKFELIEDSYQPEQDKRWVVVSPPGSNGVTLLLAKASKPEQNNFIGNQSGGRVFLFLSTDDFWRDYNRMVSEGIRFIREPQEQDYGTVAVFEDLYGNLWDLLQLSPNHPLASRNR, encoded by the coding sequence ATGAAGCAGTCCATTATTCATATCGCATTAGTTGTGAACGATTACGATGAAGCCATCGACTTCTACGTCAATAAACTCAAGTTTGAACTGATCGAAGACTCCTACCAACCAGAGCAAGATAAGCGTTGGGTTGTGGTCTCTCCCCCTGGTTCAAATGGCGTGACGTTATTGCTGGCTAAAGCCTCAAAGCCTGAGCAAAACAATTTCATTGGGAATCAATCTGGCGGCCGAGTATTCCTATTCTTGAGCACCGATGATTTCTGGCGCGACTACAACCGAATGGTGTCTGAAGGGATTAGATTTATAAGAGAGCCCCAAGAACAAGACTACGGAACCGTTGCTGTTTTTGAAGATCTTTACGGCAATCTTTGGGATCTTTTGCAACTCAGCCCCAATCACCCATTAGCCTCAAGAAACCGCTAA
- a CDS encoding TetR/AcrR family transcriptional regulator — protein sequence MPKRSKEDTEITIQKIMDAVVDQLLTLGYDKMSYTTLSQQTGVSRTGISHHFPKKTDFTAALDGRIFKIFVEHLDFTGDLSLFSESWISALNNKEFIAILRLLFHHIVTAERAHEFADHGITRLYKVTEEHFGEASGREIEWLVGKSLIRMAR from the coding sequence ATGCCAAAGCGTAGCAAAGAAGATACTGAAATTACTATCCAAAAAATTATGGATGCAGTTGTAGATCAGTTATTAACACTCGGTTATGACAAGATGTCGTACACCACGTTAAGCCAGCAAACTGGAGTATCTCGCACAGGTATTAGCCACCATTTCCCTAAAAAAACCGACTTTACCGCTGCGCTAGATGGCCGCATTTTTAAGATTTTTGTCGAGCATCTCGATTTTACTGGCGACCTATCTCTGTTTTCAGAGAGTTGGATTTCGGCCCTAAATAACAAAGAGTTTATCGCCATACTCAGACTGCTTTTCCATCATATTGTGACCGCTGAGCGTGCTCACGAATTTGCTGATCATGGCATCACTCGTTTGTATAAAGTAACAGAAGAACATTTTGGTGAAGCCAGTGGTCGAGAAATCGAATGGCTTGTCGGAAAGTCCTTGATTAGAATGGCTCGATAA
- a CDS encoding hydrolase, with amino-acid sequence MLQRENTGLIVVDIQGKLAKSVHDSDIMIENCRKLILGAQSLDLPIIWVEQNPEKLGSTVGTLSSLLAPQTPLAKFTFSACDEPSFIESIENSGVRQFLVCGIETHICVFQTAMALKHRGLTVQVVGDCVSSRTEENKQLALNRLAANGIETTGIEMCLYELVKDCRASEFKTILKLIK; translated from the coding sequence ATGTTGCAACGGGAAAACACCGGCTTAATCGTCGTCGACATTCAAGGTAAACTTGCCAAGTCCGTTCATGATAGCGATATCATGATAGAGAACTGCAGAAAGCTTATTCTTGGCGCTCAATCTCTTGACCTCCCTATCATTTGGGTAGAGCAAAACCCAGAAAAACTGGGCTCAACGGTTGGTACGCTAAGTTCACTACTCGCCCCCCAAACACCGTTGGCCAAGTTCACTTTTAGCGCCTGCGACGAACCTTCTTTTATCGAGTCGATTGAAAATAGCGGCGTCAGGCAATTCTTAGTCTGCGGTATTGAAACTCACATCTGCGTTTTCCAAACGGCAATGGCACTAAAGCACCGAGGCTTGACGGTACAGGTTGTGGGCGATTGCGTGTCATCACGAACGGAAGAGAACAAGCAGCTGGCGTTAAATCGGCTGGCAGCGAATGGCATCGAAACCACCGGCATTGAAATGTGCCTGTATGAACTCGTTAAAGACTGCCGTGCCAGCGAATTTAAAACGATCCTTAAACTCATCAAATAG
- a CDS encoding response regulator, which produces MSYPVLICDDSALARKQMARSLPASLNADITFAVHGLDALEKLEQNEYKLMFLDLTMPELDGFGTLEEIQKRGYDIPVVVVSGDIQPKAKERVMAFGAKDFIQKPIDKKLLNEALKTLVAPRVQPQIITPVSLELPILRRRDIYMEVANVSIGRAADALARHFDVFVHLPLPNVNILELSELHMALRDLADNDQVSGVCQGFSGEGIAGEALVLLSDSSVEDLKKLMKVPADSEELEELELLMDVSNILVGSFLNGLGEQSEVRFFQSSPVLLGQHISIDSVINSTSGSFTKTMTFEVSYSIDGTSIRCDLLFMFVDESLPLLDNKLAYLMEDF; this is translated from the coding sequence ATGTCTTACCCCGTTCTCATCTGTGATGATTCTGCTTTGGCTCGAAAACAGATGGCTCGTTCTCTCCCTGCATCACTTAATGCTGATATTACTTTTGCCGTTCATGGGCTGGATGCTTTAGAAAAGCTTGAGCAAAATGAATATAAGCTGATGTTTCTCGATCTCACCATGCCTGAGTTAGATGGCTTCGGCACATTAGAAGAAATACAAAAGCGCGGTTACGACATTCCAGTTGTCGTTGTTTCGGGGGATATTCAGCCTAAAGCCAAAGAGCGAGTGATGGCTTTTGGTGCGAAAGATTTCATTCAGAAACCGATCGATAAAAAGCTGCTTAACGAGGCGTTAAAAACACTGGTCGCCCCTCGTGTCCAGCCTCAAATCATCACGCCTGTGTCTCTTGAACTGCCGATTTTACGTCGCCGAGACATCTACATGGAAGTGGCTAACGTCTCCATTGGCCGGGCGGCTGATGCGTTGGCGCGACACTTCGATGTGTTTGTCCATTTGCCTCTCCCTAATGTCAATATTCTTGAACTTAGTGAACTTCATATGGCACTTCGCGACCTCGCTGATAATGACCAAGTTTCTGGAGTGTGTCAGGGGTTTAGTGGTGAAGGAATTGCAGGCGAGGCCTTGGTTTTACTCAGTGACTCCAGTGTTGAAGACCTGAAAAAGCTGATGAAAGTACCTGCCGACAGTGAAGAGCTCGAAGAGTTAGAGCTATTGATGGATGTCTCTAATATATTGGTGGGGTCATTTCTAAACGGGTTAGGGGAGCAGTCAGAAGTTCGTTTCTTCCAAAGCTCTCCGGTGTTACTTGGCCAGCACATCTCTATTGATTCTGTCATTAATTCGACCAGCGGCTCGTTTACCAAAACCATGACCTTTGAAGTCAGTTATAGCATTGATGGCACGTCTATTCGTTGTGATCTCCTGTTTATGTTTGTGGATGAATCCTTGCCGCTACTGGACAATAAACTAGCCTACCTAATGGAGGACTTTTAA
- a CDS encoding GMP reductase, with amino-acid sequence MRIEQELKLGFKDVLFRPKRSTLKSRSQVNLTREFTFKHSGRQWSGTPVIAANMDSVGSFEMATELAKHGVMTAMHKHYSVEQWAEFVKGADKETLNKVFVSTGTSDREFEKTKEILALSEDLEFICIDIANGYSEHLVEYVERVRAEFPTKTISAGNVVTGDMCEELILAGADIVKVGIGPGSVCTTRVKTGVGYPQLSAIIECADAAHGLGGMIIGDGGCACAGDVAKAFGGGADFVMLGGMLAGHEQSGGEVIEKDGKTYMKFYGMSSQSAMSKHSGGVANYRAAEGKTVLLPFRGDVNDTINDILGGVRSTCTYVGAAKLKELTKRTTFIRVQEQENNVFGKE; translated from the coding sequence ATGCGTATCGAACAAGAACTTAAGTTAGGCTTTAAAGATGTACTGTTTCGCCCTAAGCGTTCAACACTAAAAAGTCGTTCTCAAGTAAATTTAACCCGCGAGTTTACATTCAAGCATAGCGGTCGTCAATGGTCGGGCACCCCAGTTATTGCTGCCAATATGGATTCAGTGGGCAGTTTCGAAATGGCAACCGAGCTTGCTAAGCACGGCGTAATGACGGCAATGCACAAGCATTACAGCGTTGAGCAATGGGCGGAGTTTGTAAAAGGTGCTGATAAAGAAACGCTAAATAAAGTATTTGTCTCTACAGGTACCTCTGACCGTGAATTTGAAAAGACAAAAGAGATCTTAGCATTAAGCGAAGACCTAGAGTTTATTTGTATTGATATCGCAAACGGTTACTCGGAGCACTTAGTCGAGTATGTAGAGCGCGTGCGTGCTGAATTCCCAACAAAGACTATTTCTGCGGGTAACGTTGTTACCGGTGATATGTGTGAAGAGCTTATCCTAGCGGGCGCAGACATTGTGAAAGTGGGCATTGGCCCAGGTTCTGTATGTACGACACGTGTTAAAACTGGCGTTGGCTACCCGCAACTGTCGGCCATCATCGAGTGTGCTGACGCAGCCCACGGCCTAGGCGGTATGATCATTGGAGACGGTGGCTGTGCCTGTGCTGGAGACGTAGCTAAAGCATTCGGTGGCGGCGCCGATTTCGTTATGCTTGGCGGTATGTTAGCCGGCCACGAACAGTCTGGCGGTGAAGTGATCGAAAAAGACGGTAAAACGTACATGAAGTTCTACGGCATGTCTTCTCAGTCGGCTATGTCTAAGCACTCTGGTGGTGTTGCTAACTACCGTGCAGCGGAAGGAAAAACCGTGCTATTACCATTCCGTGGTGACGTAAACGACACTATCAATGACATCCTTGGTGGCGTACGTTCAACTTGTACATACGTAGGCGCAGCAAAGCTTAAAGAGCTAACGAAACGCACCACGTTCATCCGCGTTCAAGAGCAAGAGAACAACGTTTTCGGTAAAGAATAA
- a CDS encoding GNAT family N-acetyltransferase produces MIQIRRFEEKDSESVRKITLLDGQAQFAETAEEFLNDHTLSTHKHVIQYNDEIVGFFKLDTVYPLSNDFCPKSAIGLRKFVIDSTMQGKGIGSKVVSELLDYLNHHYTDYSDIVLTVNCKNQNARACYLKTGFIDSGELYLGGPSGPQHIMSTKIKAANT; encoded by the coding sequence ATGATTCAAATAAGGCGATTCGAAGAAAAAGACAGTGAAAGCGTAAGAAAAATCACCTTGCTAGACGGGCAAGCACAGTTTGCAGAAACAGCCGAAGAGTTTCTGAATGATCACACGCTCAGCACTCACAAACATGTTATTCAATATAATGATGAGATTGTTGGCTTTTTTAAACTGGATACCGTCTACCCTTTAAGCAATGACTTTTGCCCAAAAAGCGCCATTGGACTTAGAAAGTTTGTTATTGATTCAACAATGCAAGGCAAAGGCATCGGCTCGAAAGTGGTGTCGGAATTACTGGATTATCTTAATCATCATTACACTGACTACTCCGACATTGTCTTGACCGTGAACTGTAAGAATCAAAATGCACGAGCCTGTTACCTGAAAACTGGATTCATCGATTCTGGAGAGTTGTATCTTGGCGGCCCGTCAGGCCCACAACATATCATGAGTACCAAAATAAAAGCCGCAAACACATAA
- a CDS encoding PAS domain-containing protein has protein sequence MLNLPAEFEQFHWMVDMVQNVDMGLIVIDRDYNVQVWNGFMTHHSGTQGHDAIGKSLFELFPEIPEEWFRLKTKPVYDLGCRSFITWQQRPYLFHCRNVRPVTQQSPFMYQNVTLNPMRSPTGQIKSMFLSIQDATTEALASLEARSDK, from the coding sequence ATGCTGAATCTTCCTGCAGAGTTTGAACAATTCCACTGGATGGTGGACATGGTGCAAAACGTCGATATGGGGCTCATTGTTATTGATCGCGATTATAACGTCCAAGTTTGGAACGGATTTATGACGCATCATAGCGGTACTCAAGGTCATGACGCCATCGGAAAATCACTGTTTGAGCTGTTTCCTGAAATACCCGAAGAATGGTTTCGCCTGAAAACCAAGCCTGTGTACGATCTTGGTTGCAGAAGCTTTATCACCTGGCAACAGCGGCCTTATCTGTTTCACTGCCGAAATGTTCGTCCTGTTACGCAGCAGTCTCCGTTTATGTACCAAAACGTCACGCTCAACCCCATGCGTTCACCGACAGGTCAGATAAAGTCGATGTTTTTGTCTATTCAAGATGCTACGACGGAAGCCTTAGCCTCCCTGGAAGCGAGAAGTGACAAGTAG
- a CDS encoding GNAT family protein, whose amino-acid sequence MFQLATPNLIIRDMRFSDEADFVALSQDAKYQRFYEESDCTPEKYKELTHLFVEQSLETPRKAFQLAIEHKQSGQFIGIVCLRLEENQQASMGCGMSREYQGSGLIKEAALALVDYGFTTLKVHRIYAETISKNRSAIKLCQSLGMRQEAHFKEHRFFKKQWWDTIVLAVLHSEWQELR is encoded by the coding sequence ATGTTTCAGCTCGCCACACCCAATCTGATCATTAGAGACATGCGTTTCAGTGACGAAGCCGACTTTGTGGCTTTGTCTCAAGACGCGAAGTATCAACGTTTCTATGAAGAGTCCGATTGTACTCCTGAAAAATATAAAGAGTTGACCCACTTGTTTGTCGAACAGTCTCTAGAAACACCGCGAAAGGCTTTCCAACTGGCGATAGAACACAAACAAAGTGGCCAGTTCATCGGCATTGTTTGCTTACGATTGGAAGAGAACCAGCAGGCGTCTATGGGGTGTGGGATGTCACGAGAATACCAAGGCAGTGGCCTAATAAAGGAAGCCGCTTTGGCGCTGGTTGATTATGGATTCACCACACTCAAGGTGCATAGAATCTATGCGGAAACCATCAGCAAAAATCGTTCGGCAATTAAGCTGTGTCAATCGTTAGGCATGAGGCAAGAGGCGCATTTCAAAGAACATCGATTTTTTAAAAAACAATGGTGGGATACGATAGTGTTAGCAGTGTTGCATTCAGAATGGCAGGAGCTTAGATGA
- a CDS encoding DUF406 family protein, whose product MSIDKFNNEVCEACGSAGEIGFIIKEGDDVSEVTIYSNDASQLKVELDKYLALAKEVCAKVEYEISDITDTSKEAVVRFQFEVSAEKLIFELKTRSLRR is encoded by the coding sequence ATGAGCATTGATAAATTCAATAATGAAGTATGTGAAGCTTGCGGCAGTGCGGGTGAGATTGGTTTCATCATTAAAGAAGGAGATGATGTTTCTGAAGTCACGATCTATTCTAACGATGCCTCTCAACTTAAAGTCGAGCTAGATAAGTACCTAGCGCTCGCAAAAGAAGTGTGTGCAAAGGTTGAATATGAAATATCAGACATCACTGACACATCAAAAGAAGCCGTTGTGCGCTTTCAATTTGAAGTCAGTGCAGAAAAGCTGATTTTTGAATTGAAGACTCGCTCTCTGCGACGCTAA